A genomic region of Desulfosarcina ovata subsp. ovata contains the following coding sequences:
- a CDS encoding methylenetetrahydrofolate reductase C-terminal domain-containing protein, with the protein MIVADRKSLEEIMDMIKPYNKILIVGCKGCVTVCNVGGAKEVGVLAAALKIGRKKDGNPIEIDEKTIERQCDPEYIEQLRDIYDRYDAVLSMACGVGPQFLSEAYPSQKFFPAVNTKFFGGAVQHGIWEERCAGCGTCIIHYYDGLCPIARCSKSLQHGPCGGSANGKCEISKDVECIWDTIVKKKMEQGRLEDLRQIRAAKDWQTARDGGPRKSIREELVQ; encoded by the coding sequence ATGATAGTTGCGGATCGAAAATCCCTGGAAGAGATAATGGACATGATCAAGCCGTACAACAAAATCCTCATAGTGGGGTGTAAGGGCTGCGTCACTGTTTGTAACGTCGGCGGCGCCAAAGAGGTCGGGGTATTGGCGGCCGCTTTAAAGATCGGCAGGAAAAAGGACGGAAATCCCATTGAGATCGACGAGAAGACCATCGAACGCCAGTGCGATCCCGAGTACATCGAACAGCTCCGTGACATCTATGATCGGTACGATGCAGTACTTTCCATGGCCTGCGGCGTGGGTCCCCAGTTTCTATCCGAAGCTTATCCGAGCCAGAAGTTCTTTCCCGCGGTCAACACCAAATTCTTCGGCGGGGCAGTCCAGCACGGCATCTGGGAAGAACGTTGTGCCGGCTGCGGCACCTGCATTATTCACTATTACGACGGTCTTTGCCCCATTGCACGCTGCTCCAAAAGTCTTCAGCACGGACCGTGCGGCGGCAGTGCCAACGGCAAGTGTGAGATTTCCAAGGATGTGGAATGCATCTGGGACACCATCGTCAAGAAGAAGATGGAGCAGGGACGCCTCGAGGATCTTCGGCAGATCCGGGCGGCCAAGGACTGGCAGACGGCCAGGGACGGCGGACCGCGAAAAAGCATACGGGAGGAGTTGGTGCAATGA
- a CDS encoding shikimate dehydrogenase family protein, which yields MSHDIGTLDSVYEYQTRVFCIISDQRVFRSKSPEMFSAVFRRTGIKGAYVPFMVDAGDIGKALNSLRVLNIAGANITAPFKESVLAYLDVLSEGANIIGAVNTIVCKGGQLKGYNTNAIGIMDALNAVGFDIAGKKALVIGTGGAARAVVFILNWLRAESIIVAGRDAANTERMADHFQCTPRSLADLADFPVSADIVVNATPISSRDEEEPLTDIAKRMNPVGCQLVFDLNYGARDNIWQAMAADHNVRFLDGLSTLAYQARRTFLLWTGQEVPQDEFAKALSP from the coding sequence ATGAGCCACGATATAGGAACTCTGGATTCCGTATACGAGTACCAGACAAGGGTATTCTGTATCATCAGCGACCAGCGGGTATTCCGGTCGAAATCGCCGGAAATGTTCAGCGCGGTTTTCCGCCGTACGGGGATCAAAGGCGCCTATGTTCCGTTTATGGTTGATGCCGGCGACATCGGCAAGGCGCTGAACAGCCTGCGGGTACTCAATATTGCCGGTGCCAACATCACGGCGCCGTTCAAAGAATCCGTGTTGGCCTACCTGGATGTTCTTTCCGAAGGCGCCAACATCATTGGTGCGGTCAACACCATTGTGTGCAAGGGCGGCCAGCTCAAGGGGTATAACACCAATGCCATCGGGATCATGGATGCCCTCAATGCGGTCGGTTTCGACATTGCCGGGAAAAAGGCGCTGGTCATCGGTACCGGCGGCGCGGCCCGGGCGGTGGTGTTTATTCTCAACTGGCTGCGGGCGGAATCGATCATTGTTGCCGGCAGGGACGCGGCCAACACAGAGCGGATGGCCGATCACTTCCAATGTACGCCGCGCAGCCTGGCCGACCTGGCCGATTTTCCGGTAAGCGCGGATATCGTCGTCAATGCCACTCCCATTTCCAGTCGTGACGAAGAGGAGCCCTTGACCGATATCGCCAAACGCATGAATCCGGTCGGTTGCCAGCTGGTATTCGATCTCAATTACGGGGCCCGGGATAACATCTGGCAGGCCATGGCCGCCGACCATAACGTTCGCTTCCTGGACGGGCTTTCCACATTGGCCTACCAGGCCCGGCGGACATTTTTGCTGTGGACCGGCCAGGAGGTTCCCCAGGATGAGTTTGCAAAAGCGCTTTCCCCCTGA
- a CDS encoding methylenetetrahydrofolate reductase, whose product MSNNGYKSGSNLEKVLKAGHFAFTGECGPPKGANVEHLKEKFEHLRGKVDSVNVTDNQTAVVRMSSAAASAIMVANGIEPNFQMVCRDRNRLAMMADILGVYSLGVRNMLCLSGDHQKFGNHPQSKNVYDIDSMQLIAMVKKMRDEGKFLNEEEIDEPPRMFIGAAANPFADPYEFRIYRLANKIDAGADFIQTQCIYNMPRFRDFMKQAVDMGLTEKAYILAGVTPMKSARMAQYMAKMVPGMDVPEELIKRLQDAGKGKQAEEGIKFAIEQIEEFKEMEGVAGVHLMAIEWEHKVPEIAERAGVLPRPQVN is encoded by the coding sequence ATGAGCAATAACGGATATAAATCAGGAAGTAATCTGGAGAAGGTGCTCAAGGCCGGCCACTTTGCCTTTACCGGTGAATGCGGCCCGCCCAAGGGCGCCAACGTGGAACACCTCAAGGAAAAATTCGAGCACTTGCGGGGCAAGGTGGATTCGGTCAACGTCACCGATAACCAGACCGCCGTGGTGCGCATGTCCAGTGCCGCCGCGTCGGCCATCATGGTGGCCAACGGTATTGAGCCCAATTTTCAGATGGTCTGCCGGGATCGCAACCGTTTGGCCATGATGGCCGATATCCTCGGGGTCTATTCCCTGGGGGTGAGAAACATGCTCTGTCTTTCCGGAGACCACCAGAAGTTCGGCAACCATCCCCAGTCCAAGAACGTTTACGACATCGATTCCATGCAGCTGATCGCCATGGTCAAGAAGATGCGTGACGAAGGCAAGTTTCTCAACGAAGAGGAGATCGACGAACCGCCGCGGATGTTCATCGGCGCCGCGGCCAATCCCTTTGCCGATCCGTATGAATTCCGTATCTACCGGCTGGCCAACAAGATCGATGCCGGGGCGGATTTTATCCAGACCCAGTGTATCTACAACATGCCCCGATTCCGTGATTTTATGAAACAGGCCGTGGACATGGGCCTGACCGAGAAGGCCTACATTCTTGCCGGTGTCACTCCCATGAAAAGCGCCCGCATGGCCCAGTACATGGCCAAGATGGTGCCGGGCATGGATGTGCCCGAAGAACTGATCAAGCGCCTCCAGGATGCCGGAAAGGGAAAACAGGCCGAAGAGGGCATCAAATTCGCCATCGAACAGATAGAAGAGTTCAAGGAGATGGAGGGGGTCGCCGGGGTTCATCTGATGGCCATCGAATGGGAACACAAGGTGCCCGAAATCGCCGAACGCGCCGGTGTGCTGCCCAGACCCCAGGTGAATTAA
- a CDS encoding response regulator transcription factor: MSEKKRILVVDDEPDFCSIVQGNLEKEGFDVEVAYDGVQGIEKVKANRPDAIVLDVMMPEKDGYEVCKELKGDEGLADIPILMLTAVASHVSSTRYSHFDGMSMEADDYLPKPASAEEITDSLKALLNL; the protein is encoded by the coding sequence ATGAGTGAAAAGAAACGAATCTTGGTGGTGGATGATGAGCCCGATTTCTGTTCCATTGTTCAGGGAAACCTGGAGAAAGAGGGTTTTGATGTGGAGGTCGCTTACGATGGCGTGCAGGGGATCGAAAAGGTCAAGGCCAACCGCCCGGATGCGATCGTGCTGGACGTCATGATGCCGGAGAAGGACGGGTATGAGGTCTGCAAAGAGCTGAAAGGCGACGAGGGCCTTGCCGACATCCCCATCCTCATGCTGACCGCCGTGGCGTCCCACGTCTCTTCGACACGTTACTCGCATTTTGATGGCATGAGCATGGAAGCCGACGACTATCTTCCCAAACCGGCTTCCGCGGAGGAGATTACCGACAGCCTGAAGGCACTTTTGAACCTGTAG
- a CDS encoding AAA family ATPase has product MICPYCQATILPTAKFCGQCGRRVRLDCPSCGSVNPPESKFCAECGIPLASPPPPKKPQPEASAETDKTGFVTQGERRHMTILFTDLTGYTRMMEKFDPEDVQALMTSIIRSSIQIIEAYNGHIERIIGDEMLVLFGLPVAHEDDPIRAIKAAREIHATIMALKPSTIPLNQPLTMHTGINTGLVVTARTTPINGNYNLSGEAVNIASRLSDMARPNEILVGPETYRQAFGFFEFDSKATIPIQGKSHPISVYAVRGEKNRPLTGLRKLNLSSALIGRQAELARLRQAMQTLENGQGSIISIVGEAGTGKSRLLYEFEREQAAKTINWITGYAFAHTQQVPYFPLAGIVRRWLSLDGSATAEAMSAGIAERVGSLLGPNAEEIPIIQGLIGQEVRETAGMSPEEWRKRLKSAMLNLLSAIARQRPTVFCMEDIHWGDAASFKLLKDIIFNFEHPALVICTTRPHASLFTSHEQASLTPMYTEIRLKELSRSETEGMMESMLATDLLPDDLCRLIRNRAEGNPFYLEEILNALVESSALIFENERWQMSRAFKESDIPSTIHGIIASRMDQLDAKDKRILQEAAVIGRAFLYDILKRISVHGDAVDAGLYKLERAGLIKPRALHPEMEFMFKHALIQEVGYGSLLRRERQRVHERIGRTIEHLYRDRLSEFEETLAIHFQKSIATDKATDYLIRSGTKALRRYALDESDQYFKTAKAMLEQQHLAKPETKKRLLDVVNQWAFVFYYRGLNRKLLELVEHQQSLLGDLDDPVREGFHHAWHGCARWHRHQFVDAHRSLAKAVELGKKTRHAYLTGYASTWISWPLTELGRFDEAIENSQRAETLYGDGRVQDAYIYFNALHGKGYAYWHKGDAPRTGKIGERLIKFGKRHANVRSLVSGHCCTGWKNLVVGDIDRAIASFNAALEISADPWYSQFPKLALCYGAISNGKSEEALPFLDQLIEFDEANGAEFVGDPARFFKGLTRILNGQVRDGLETMESLLAQWKATGCRLRYLTCGYVMAGVYARLLQAARQTTENMDASQIKRTSDQCLHWYRTCISEAREMGALAMEGLSLLGLGKTLSIMEQPDQAAKLLEESMECLSKTGATVHLEAARAFAQTL; this is encoded by the coding sequence ATGATCTGTCCTTACTGCCAGGCAACGATCCTGCCAACGGCCAAATTCTGCGGTCAATGCGGCCGTCGGGTACGACTCGACTGCCCATCCTGCGGATCCGTCAACCCGCCCGAAAGTAAATTCTGCGCGGAGTGCGGCATCCCCCTGGCCAGCCCGCCGCCACCGAAAAAGCCGCAGCCGGAGGCATCCGCAGAGACCGACAAGACCGGCTTTGTCACCCAGGGCGAGCGACGTCACATGACCATCCTGTTCACCGACTTGACCGGCTATACCCGCATGATGGAAAAATTTGACCCGGAAGATGTACAAGCCCTTATGACATCCATCATTCGCAGCAGCATCCAGATCATCGAGGCTTACAACGGTCACATCGAAAGAATTATCGGCGATGAAATGCTGGTGCTTTTCGGCCTTCCGGTGGCCCATGAAGACGATCCCATCCGGGCCATCAAAGCTGCCCGGGAAATCCACGCCACGATCATGGCCCTCAAACCCAGCACGATCCCGCTGAACCAGCCGCTGACCATGCACACCGGGATCAACACCGGGCTGGTGGTCACCGCCCGCACCACCCCGATCAACGGCAACTACAATCTCTCCGGCGAAGCGGTGAACATCGCTTCCCGACTGTCGGACATGGCGCGACCCAATGAAATCCTGGTGGGACCGGAAACCTACCGCCAGGCCTTCGGCTTTTTCGAGTTCGATTCCAAAGCCACCATACCGATTCAGGGGAAATCGCACCCGATCTCCGTATACGCCGTCAGGGGTGAGAAAAACCGTCCGTTGACCGGACTGCGCAAACTCAACCTCTCCTCCGCGCTTATCGGGCGTCAGGCCGAACTGGCCCGGCTGCGCCAGGCAATGCAGACGCTGGAAAACGGACAGGGCAGCATCATTTCGATTGTGGGCGAGGCGGGTACCGGTAAAAGTCGCCTGCTCTACGAATTCGAACGTGAACAGGCCGCCAAAACGATCAATTGGATCACCGGCTACGCCTTTGCCCACACCCAGCAGGTACCCTATTTCCCGCTGGCCGGGATTGTGCGGCGCTGGTTGTCACTCGACGGCTCAGCCACTGCCGAGGCGATGAGCGCCGGCATTGCCGAGCGGGTCGGATCCCTTTTGGGCCCCAACGCAGAGGAAATCCCCATCATTCAGGGCCTTATCGGGCAGGAGGTCAGGGAGACCGCCGGGATGAGCCCGGAAGAGTGGCGCAAACGGTTGAAATCGGCCATGCTCAATCTGCTCTCGGCCATCGCCCGTCAGCGGCCGACCGTCTTCTGCATGGAAGACATTCACTGGGGCGATGCAGCATCGTTCAAACTGCTCAAAGATATTATCTTCAACTTCGAACATCCGGCGCTGGTGATCTGCACCACACGACCCCACGCCAGCCTGTTTACCAGCCATGAACAGGCGTCTCTGACTCCCATGTATACGGAAATTCGCCTCAAGGAACTCTCCCGGTCCGAAACCGAAGGCATGATGGAATCGATGCTCGCAACCGACCTTTTGCCCGACGACCTTTGCCGCCTGATCCGCAACCGGGCCGAAGGCAATCCGTTTTATCTGGAAGAGATTTTAAATGCCCTGGTGGAATCCAGTGCGCTGATTTTTGAGAACGAGCGCTGGCAGATGAGCCGGGCATTCAAGGAAAGCGACATTCCGTCGACCATCCATGGCATCATTGCCTCACGCATGGATCAACTGGATGCCAAGGACAAGCGTATCCTGCAGGAAGCGGCGGTGATCGGCCGGGCCTTTCTGTACGACATTTTAAAGCGGATCTCCGTTCATGGCGACGCAGTGGATGCCGGCCTCTACAAACTGGAACGGGCCGGCCTGATCAAACCCCGTGCCCTGCACCCGGAAATGGAGTTCATGTTCAAGCATGCGCTGATCCAGGAGGTCGGTTACGGCAGCCTGCTGCGCCGTGAGCGTCAACGGGTTCACGAGCGCATCGGCCGCACCATCGAACATCTCTACCGCGATCGCCTGTCGGAGTTCGAAGAAACTCTGGCGATCCATTTTCAAAAAAGTATCGCCACCGACAAAGCCACCGATTATCTGATCCGCTCGGGCACAAAGGCGCTGCGCCGCTATGCCCTGGATGAGTCGGATCAATATTTTAAAACCGCCAAAGCCATGCTGGAGCAGCAGCACCTGGCAAAGCCGGAAACCAAAAAACGGTTGCTCGATGTGGTCAATCAATGGGCCTTCGTCTTCTACTACAGGGGCCTGAATCGCAAACTGCTCGAACTGGTCGAACACCAGCAGTCCCTCCTTGGGGATCTGGATGATCCGGTCCGCGAAGGCTTCCACCATGCCTGGCACGGATGCGCCCGCTGGCACCGCCACCAGTTTGTGGATGCCCACCGGAGCCTCGCCAAAGCCGTGGAACTGGGCAAAAAGACCAGGCATGCCTATCTGACCGGCTATGCCAGCACATGGATCAGCTGGCCGCTGACCGAATTGGGCCGCTTTGACGAAGCCATTGAAAACAGTCAACGGGCCGAAACCCTGTACGGCGACGGCCGGGTTCAGGACGCGTATATCTATTTCAATGCACTCCATGGAAAAGGCTATGCCTACTGGCATAAGGGCGACGCTCCGCGGACCGGGAAGATCGGTGAACGCTTGATCAAATTTGGCAAACGCCATGCCAACGTCCGCAGCCTGGTTTCCGGACACTGCTGCACGGGTTGGAAGAATCTGGTGGTCGGTGATATTGATCGCGCCATTGCCAGCTTCAACGCCGCGTTGGAAATTTCTGCGGACCCCTGGTATTCCCAGTTTCCCAAGCTGGCCCTGTGTTACGGCGCCATCAGTAACGGAAAAAGCGAGGAGGCCCTGCCGTTTCTGGACCAGCTGATCGAGTTTGACGAGGCCAACGGCGCCGAATTTGTCGGCGACCCGGCCCGTTTTTTCAAAGGGCTGACGCGCATTTTAAATGGTCAGGTCCGCGACGGCCTGGAAACCATGGAATCCCTGCTGGCCCAATGGAAGGCCACCGGTTGCCGCCTGCGCTACCTGACCTGCGGGTATGTGATGGCGGGTGTCTATGCACGGCTGCTTCAGGCCGCCCGCCAGACCACTGAAAACATGGATGCATCGCAAATCAAAAGGACGTCCGATCAATGCCTGCACTGGTATCGAACGTGTATCTCGGAAGCCCGGGAGATGGGAGCCCTGGCCATGGAGGGATTGTCGTTGCTGGGCCTGGGAAAAACCCTGAGTATCATGGAGCAGCCCGATCAGGCCGCTAAACTCCTGGAGGAGAGCATGGAATGCCTTAGCAAGACCGGCGCCACGGTTCACCTGGAAGCGGCACGCGCGTTTGCCCAAACCTTGTAA
- a CDS encoding hydrogenase iron-sulfur subunit produces MNETFEPQILAYCCKYCAYAAADLAGSMRLNYPSNIKVIQVPCSGRVDILHLLTAIERGADGVYVAGCMEGECHFVEGNLKTRRKVESVQRTLQELGIEPERVQMFNLSSAMGPRFAEIASEMTEKIKALGPSPINT; encoded by the coding sequence ATGAATGAAACCTTCGAGCCCCAGATTCTCGCCTACTGCTGCAAGTATTGTGCATATGCAGCGGCCGATCTGGCCGGCTCCATGCGGCTGAATTATCCGAGCAACATAAAGGTGATTCAGGTTCCTTGCAGTGGTCGTGTGGATATTCTTCACCTGCTGACGGCGATCGAACGCGGGGCGGATGGCGTATACGTGGCCGGATGCATGGAAGGCGAATGTCATTTCGTCGAAGGCAACCTCAAGACCCGGCGTAAGGTGGAGTCGGTTCAACGAACCCTGCAGGAATTGGGTATCGAACCGGAGCGTGTTCAGATGTTCAACCTCTCGTCCGCCATGGGACCCCGGTTCGCCGAGATTGCCAGCGAAATGACGGAGAAAATCAAGGCGCTGGGGCCCAGCCCGATCAATACTTAA